DNA sequence from the Vibrio pelagius genome:
GCCGTACCATTGAACGAAGCGCTTGCTGCATCAATCGTGCTATCCATATTGATAGATAGAGACGCATTAGCAATGTCGCCTGTTAGTGTTTGTTGAGCGAAATCAGCAGTAAACGTACCTGAAAGTTTGTTGCTACCGCTAAAGTGGTTAATACCAGTAATGTTATACGTCGCGCTACCTGAAGTAGGAACAGTGGTACCAGTATTGTCGCCTACATAGTAAACAGTACGGTTGTTGTAATCTTTATCTTGTCTTCCTTCATACCACTCGCCAAACCAAACGTCTTGGTTTGCCGCTTGCGCAAAGTTGTAGTGCGTTGAGCCAAAGTGTTTACTACCAGAGGTGTAAACGCCATCTCGTTCTGCACCGTTGAAAATATTATTTGCTAGACCTTCGAAATCGACACGCTTACCTGTTGAGCTGCCAATGCCGGCCTTACCTTTTGCGTGAAACAGTGGGACGTAAACTTCAGATTCACCAACCTGGCGTAGAGAGTCGTCGCTAATCGCGCCATCAAAACCTGCTTGTACAAGTGGGCTAAGGCCAATCATTGCAGCCGCGATCCATGAAAGTTGAACTGGTTTCATTTTGATTCCTTTTAAATTGAA
Encoded proteins:
- a CDS encoding Slam-dependent surface lipoprotein encodes the protein MKPVQLSWIAAAMIGLSPLVQAGFDGAISDDSLRQVGESEVYVPLFHAKGKAGIGSSTGKRVDFEGLANNIFNGAERDGVYTSGSKHFGSTHYNFAQAANQDVWFGEWYEGRQDKDYNNRTVYYVGDNTGTTVPTSGSATYNITGINHFSGSNKLSGTFTADFAQQTLTGDIANASLSINMDSTIDAASASFNGTATANQAGVTTQGISQGHFFGADAATLAGIATFAGNSDLDTAFGGAKQ